Part of the Drosophila santomea strain STO CAGO 1482 chromosome 2L, Prin_Dsan_1.1, whole genome shotgun sequence genome is shown below.
CCTCCTGCAAGCGGTCGAGGGCCCGAATGTGGTCCAGACTGTCGATCGAGGGACTGAGGCCGCCGTGCAGGCAGAAGATCTGCCCGTCGACGAGTGCGGTCAGTGGCAAGTAGTCGAACAGATCCGTGAAGTACTTCCAAACGTTGGCATTGCCGTACTTGCGCAGGCACTCGTCGTAGAAGCCGTACACTTGTGTGATCTGGCGCGACTCGTGGTTACCGCGCAGGATGGTGATGCGCTCGCGATAGCGAACCTTCAGGGCCACCAGAAGGGTCACGGTCTCCACGGAGTAGTATCCACGGTCCACGTAGTCTCCCATGAACAGGTAGTTGGTGTCCGGGGACTTGCCGCCTATCCGGAACAGCTCCATTAGGTCGTGGAACTGACCGTGGACATCTCCGCACACTGTCACCGGGCATTTTACCTCCTGCACATTGGACTCCTTGGAGAGGATCTCCTTGGCctataaagaaattaaataagtaTACAGATCAGCCAAGTATTCTTAGATATGTTCAGGGCAATAGGTTCGTTTTCTATAACAAGGATATTGTATTTGCTCCATATTCGAATAACCAAATAAACAGCTTTTTATACCTATATTAAAATACTGATTAACATAATCTAACCCAAATCGTTTCCAGGGTCagaaaagataaataaaacgATTAGTACTTTGTACATTATTCACAATACTCAATGACTCAACGCCTACACTCAAAGTGTACTCTAAAAATAGCTTGTAACTAGCAGAGAagataaaacaaatatatagGATAAGTGCATGAGTTTTTTTACAGAGAGATCGAGAAAATTAAATACCACTTGTTCTCATTCAACATCCCACAAACTTAATCTATAGCAACAAAACTCAATCTCTTAAATGATTCCGAAAATAGCTTCCCACAAAACCCTATAAAACTCTGTACCTAAACATTGCTACGTTCCATAACAAAAACATAGAGATGTACTTAAGTGTATTAAAATTACTAAATAACTATATACAAAATGGAAGTAACATGGAAGCCTGGATAATCTATTTTCCACCGCCCATAATTTGGCGAATGGTGTTTATCAGAGCAGAATATCTGCGAAACAGAAAGTATTGAGGAAACCGAAAGTGATTTctaaaataaatgcgaaaacaTGTGCGGTTGAAAAAACCTTGTCAAAGGGCAAGGTTTGCCGTCAAGATTTAGTCGCGGTCAAAGAACTTGTATCATTCTCACATTAAATTTTGTACCATTTACGAAAAAGTTTAAGTTGCTAATATAATgtgaaaaccaaaacaaagaaagCAAGTCTTCTTAAAAAGTTAAGATAAGATGAACGTACGATAAACGCATATAAACATGCTAAATTCTGGAAATTATTCTATCGTCTTTGGTATTTTATCATCAAAAGCTAATGAAATTTAACGCTACATTTTTAGAGAATGAATGCATGAAAAGAGTATGTTTCACTTCAGTAATTAATGCAATAAATCATCATAAAACtttatacaaatatgtatgtataaactttaaacaaaaaactgtTTAAGGGAAAAACTTTCTGAAGGTCGATTCTGAAATTCCGCTATGCTACAATATACAGCATCAAAATGAAAACCGGTTTTTACAAACATAAATGTGCCAAGTTGAGCGAACGAAAATTGCACATTTATTTTGACCATTCCGCCGTGTTCTTTGGGAATGCTTCATATTTATCAGCTGACGAAATAGATGGACATGACAACAAGTTCCGGGGGTAAAATCCGGCGAATCTGGCGGCGCAGATGAACGATTTGTGCGTGAGCCAATTAGATTTTTTGCCATATGCACATTACCTTGGAGGCTGTTGCTTCCGGccagaaatcgaaaaaaaaagaaaataaataatttttgaactcATGACGAGGCCAGCGCACCCATACAGATGCAAGCACAAACACTGATGCAGCTGGTGCTCTCTCCGCGTACTCTTCGCTTTTCTTTTCGAAGCAACGGGAAGGATGGAGAGAGAGGCTGCAGAAGACGCACCCGAGAAGAGCGAAGAACGCAACGATCTTTGGGACGGAGAACGGAGATTCAAGATTCTAATGGGAACACTGACAAATATTTGGGTGACGCAAACATAACCCCACTTACTCCCAAATCAATGAATCGTTATCTGTTCGCCTTCTcattctctctctctcttttgcaCTCTTTTCGCTTgtatgtttgtttgtgtgcgcGACGCGCCTGATGAACGGTAAAATcggcaaattaaaaacaattgatATCAAAAGTGTTTAATTGAACATGGTTGGGCATAAAAAACGAAGCACAAACACCAATGCAAGTGCATTATTCCTGAATCGAGATACGACGGTACATAGATACATATTCTAGGGGCGCGCACACACCGACGCACAAAAACATTAAGTAATATTTACTCAGCAAAAACGACAAGACGCACATGGGGGCGCACGGAGCGGGGGTGATAACAGTTTACTGCgggcacaacaacaacaacaaacacgcACAATGCACCATAGTTAAACAATCGAATTGTACAATAATACAAAAAGAAATCTCTTTTTGCCCAGGTTTAGCCCATTAGACCAAAGCGCCGTTCTAGCTGTCGCATTCGAGCACGCACTTGCCCGTCCAGTTGTCTCACTCGCACTTGTGCGCGGCAATGCGGCGCTTGGCCGTTGGAATTTACCAATATTCCAATATGGCGACGCAAGCCGCCGCTATTGTGTGAGCAAGAGGGCACGACATGAATCATGCTCTCGCGCTCTCCGCTCAGCGCGTCTCCCCATTGAAAAGAGCGAGAGGGCCAGAGGCACGCAGCGGAGGAGaccatttgcaaaaaaaaatcgcTCGCTCGCATGCAATGacgaaaattatttttataacatCTCCTAATTCGCATGGGAAAAATGGGCAAGGACCGGGCCTTACCTTGTCGCAGAGTGTGCGAACTTGTGTCTCTGTCAACTGATTGCATTCGTTCAACTGCTCAATCCATTGATCAAgatcttttgttgttgctttatCCTCCATCGCAGTTGTGGTGGAAGAAAAAGTCTCGTCAATCTTTGTCGATTCAATTTTGACGGCTTTTATTGTAACTCAGGGGTGCAGGAAAATGAGCAACTATCGTTGCGTTCGATTGCCAGCCGCGTATTCACTCGTTTATCTCCACACAATTCCTAATGCCCAGTCGAATAAACTCGATTTGGGCGATTTTCTTCGTATTTTTTGTTCACAAAAGAGACGACGACACGATATACGAAGGGAAAGACTGCCCTCGGTGTGACCGTTTGCCGATTGCCGCGGAACGGTGGAAACGCGCTGCGACTTGTGTGTATCGATTAGCGATGCGTGCTTGACATTTCCCGAAAAATACCGACGAATTCTTGAGGATTGTATGTCctagtatttatttattaaaaagacACTTTGTTTGCaacagaaaaatatatgtgcgAAATTCTGTTAATGTCGTCTGCTACTTTTGTAATTTGTGTTTACGTGATAGGTTAAAAGTGTGAAAACTGGAAATCAAGTATTACGAAATTGgaattgttttaaaaacattattgCTTTCTCACACAGCTGCTTAAAATGTCGTTATTTACACACTATAAACATTTAACAGGCGTCtaattttttggtttaatacttggcttatatttaattaatataatagATAAATAAGCACTGAAGCAATATAAACAAATCGAATTTTTTTCTAacgtttttaaaatatgtttaccAAAGGGTTTAAGGAGCAAtattaaaaaacgaaatactTGGTGAATTTTAAGAGATTCAGTtgtctttgtttatttttaaggatGGAAGAGTTTCATTTTCCTATTTAATAGACGTCTTATTTGTAAggattttaaaaaattttgaaaGTTTTACATTCATCTTTAACAGTCAATGTTATACGTATTCTGTGTACCAGAACATTGTAGCTATCGATAGTTTTAGCCTAACCAACACTGCGCGCGCGCTCTGACAGTTGGCATCTTAACGAGCACTGGAACCGGAACTGCCTCTTTTTCTGCCAGCTTGCAGCGCCTTTGGACGTGTTTCCTCCGCGCTCCgtagcaaataatataaactCAAGATGTCCGAGACCCTGCAATTGCGCGGTACCCTCGTTGGCCACAATGGATGGGTCACCCAGATCGCCACCAACCCCAAGGATCCCGACACCATCATCTCGGCCTCCCGTGGTAAGTTTTGACCCGAAAATCGACAGATTTCTGTGGCAGCACGTGCATATATTAATGGACACCATTCCGAATCGCAGACAAGACCCTGATCGTGTGGAAGCTGACCCGCGATGAGCACACCAACTACGGTTACCCCCAGAAGCGTCTCTACGGACACTCGCACTTCATCAGCGACGTGGTGCTGTCCTCCGATGGCAACTACGCCCTGTCCGGATCCTGGGATCAGACTCTTCGCCTGTGGGATTTGGCCGCCGGCAAGACCACCCGTCGCTTCGAGGGACACACCAAGGTGGGATAAGATTCCAATTGCATTTAGTTCGTTCAGGGAACTCAGATTTTTCACCCAAAAATACGCGATTTGTACCGGCAAACGGCTGAATGTAAGGTTAGGAGTGAGGTTAGGCCCGCCTTTGCTGCGtacaaatcgaaaaaaaaaatatatatattgcgCCTATGCGAGGCAGAATTACTGGTCGACATCTGTACGTACGCTTCTCCCTGCGCTCGAGTCTCGGCTTTAAATTGCTTGAAGCTCTATCGTAAGTAGGCAAACAATCTCTGATACCCATTGATCCGTAATTAAGAACATGAATACCCAACTGGATTGGTTCACTGACTGATTTGGTTGAGACtatgcaactgcagctgtaGTTAAAGTTTATAGTACCTTTATAATGttaaaactttttattcaaaaccaatttcaatttcatttaagCAATGATTtagttttcatatttgtttattaaatattactaaAGCTGCAAATTGTGAATTTGCATTCAGTTGGTCAGTAAAGAATCCAGTTAATGTAATCTTATAATTATTAACACCAAACCAATGCCCTAAACTAATCGTCAAATGCTTGTTCGCTTTTTAGGACGTTTTGTCGGTTGCCTTCTCGGCCGATAACCGTCAGATCGTGTCCGGCTCCCGGGACAAGACCATCAAGCTGTGGAACACCCTGGCTGAGTGCAAGTTCACCATCCAGGAGGATGGCCACACCGACTGGGTGTCGTGCGTGCGCTTCTCGCCCAACCACTCCAACCCGATCATCGTGTCCTGCGGCTGGGATCGCACCGTCAAGGTCTGGaacttggccaactgcaaGTTGAAGAACAACCACCACGGTCACAACGGCTACCTGAACACCGTGACCGTCTCGCCCGATGGCTCCCTGTGCACCTCCGGTGGCAAGGACTCCAAGGCCCTGCTGTGGGACCTCAATGACGGCAAGAACCTGTACACCCTGGAGCACAACGACATCATCAACGCCCTGTGCTTCTCGCCCAACCGCTACTGGCTGTGCGTGGCCTACGGACCCTCGATCAAGATCTGGGATCTGGCATGCAAGAAGACCGTCGAGGAGCTGCGCCCCGAGGTCGTCTCTCCCGGCTCCCCTGGCGATCAGCCCCAGTGCCTGTCCCTGGCCTGGTCCACCGACGGCCAGACCCTGTTCGCCGGCTACTCCGACAACACCATCCGCGTCTGGCAGGTGTCTGTTTCGGCTCACTAAGCTACTGACTTTTGTAATGGGcgccaaattatttgtttagctgaaacaaaaataaaatttaagcGTCCCTAACTCAAATTCGTGTATCTTGTAGTGGCTgaattagttttaattttagtgTTGGGGTTTTTGAGATTTCTCCGAATATATGGGAATAGTATAGTGGGAAAATTTAGCTTAGGCAGAAGTGGTTAATGTTaataaagaaaacattaaaaatagttgtttgtttaatttctgTGCAGAACATCTATCTCCATTGGTTGCTTTAAATTGCCAATTCAGCAATGagataaatatttgcatgaaGTCAATTATTTTTGGGCcaaaaatttttgtaaatatttactacACTTTTTGAAGGTAAAATAGCAAATTTTTAGATAACTTCCCAGAAACCAAGAAAATAaggtaaaatatttaagtagcAAAACGAAATTGTCAAGTTTCGTATGCATTGTTTTATTCGTAAAAACATTTCGacatttggaaaatgttttattttacacgtataacaaataaattaaataaatagttacGTGATGATGTTACTGAGTCAGTGACTGTGATGATTTTCGTGTGCGAATTGGGAAAACAGAGTGCACGGCAATGTGGCGGCGGATGCaaacatattttgtttatacaaAACAACATTGACTAACAAGCAACCTTAATATTAAGACAAATGAAGAACGCAATTTCGAGTGATGAATGTATGTCTGTAATGGGATGAATGAACGCTGCCTTTGAATAAGTAACAAAGGGTCAAAAAGTATTTAGCAAAATGCCTAACTAGAAAATTTTGggcacttttgtttgtttttttcttgggGAGAAGGAAATTTTAGGAGAAAAGCTAAATAGCATTTCCTAGCAGGCACTCTAAtgtttcgtttttcatttggttttgattGAATTCGAGCGTTGCACAACTGCAGGCGCAACTGGTTGAGATTTGGCTGGGACTTTTAGGGATTCTTCTCCCGCCCTTCCCGTTGAGCTGCCAATCTTGTAGACATCGTTCTTGAAGACGATCACCAGCACGGTGATGTTGTCCACGGAGCCACGTTTATAGGACTCCATGGCAAGAGATTTGGCGCCAAAGTCCGGCTCTTTCAGATGCTCCTGGACAAAGGTGCAGGCCTCCTCGTTGCTGAACGTGTCCCAAAGGCCATCGGAGGCCAGTATCAGAAAGTGGGGTCTAAAAGATAGTATTTCATTAGTTACAGGTCTTGGTGTATTATTAATTGTCGTTGGCATTGCATTGAAAATGGCTTCACTCACTTGTGATCATTCAGCTCGAAGGTCAAAATGTCCGGCGTAGCAATCACCAGATTCTGTAAGCGTGTGGTTAAAAATAGAGTCAAGATCAAGATTAGTTTCGTTAGTAACTCATTGGGATCATCCCATTTCCCACCTTATCTTTAAGCGGGTAGTCCCCTAGAGCACGTGACGTGGCCAACACGCCGGCCACGCGCCAAACGCCTCGAAAGGCGATGAATCCGCCAGCATCGTGGATCCTCTTTCGTTCTCGCACCTGCTGCGGCTTGTGATCGAAGGAAAGCGGTATGGCGATACCCCGCCAGTCGTACATGACGCCGCGGGAATCACCCACATTGGCCACAATCAGCTTGGAGCCTTGCACTATTGCTATTAGAGCGGTGGTTCCCGCAATGTTGGTCTGAAAGTGAAATCAGTTAGAATTGTTCCTAGGAAATAAGTGAAGAATGATCCCTTACCGCTCTCTTGGCCTGCTCCACAAGCTTGTAGTCGGCCGACATGATCTCGTCCGTGATCAGTTTCCCAAAGTTAATACGTCCGTTTTCGATGTAGCACTTGGCTTCGTAGTTTGGAGGTGGCGCATTGCCCGCTCCGTTCTGtgcattgttattgttgttgagGAAGGACTCCTTGGCGGACCCCATATTCCCACTGGCCCTCATCGCCGAGTTCAATTGCACTACGTAAATGTCGGCAATGGATGCCTCGGTTGTCTTTTGTTTAATAGCGCTGCAATCCGCCGTGGTGCTATGGGCCTTCCTTAGACTATCCTTTCGCATGACCGCTGCCGTGGGTTCTGTGTTCTCCTTGTTCGATTCCTTGCGACTCTGCTTGCGCGCCAAATAGGGACTCTTATCGTAATCTCCGGAAAGTCCTTCCGTCTTCAGCAGCTTGGACATCTCGATAATCTTGTTGTAGATGTTCTTCACCAGCACATCCTTGGCGAAGTCAGCGGCAAACTCGCCGCCATGACCGTCAAAAACAGCAAAGAACGAAATTCcagtgttgttgttgatgttctCCTCGATAATAAATCTAAAACGTAAATAAAAGTGTTTAGTctaattttttttggaaaatgtacattttaatAGAGATGTCTTAAAGTCGTTTCTAAGAGCTCAAGTAATTATCTCGTCTCAGTTTGACACATGGAAAAGATTTATAAAGCTATAAAGTGTTGCAATAGGAATATCAAAGTGttgccaaaaatgtattcGTGAATAGGCCATTTAAATCTAATAAAATACTCTTAGGTAATTTGTAAATCCTAATATGCTGTCGTATTTTCCAGCTACACTACATTCGACAGATCTGAgtatatttcaataaaaataatgctACAATAGTAAGAATTCCCCTGCCCCTTGATACTAACCTATCCTCCATGCGAGGCCTTCTTCCCAGGACCGCGAAAGCGGAGCTCTGCTGCTTCAGCTCCTCCCAGCTCTGGTGATCACCAGCGCTGGCCGACAGCTCCATCATCTTGACGGCCTTCTGGCGGCCGAGGGTGGCCTGGATGCGTCCCAGGATGCTGCGACTCCACACATCTACCGCTTGCAAATAGAGCAACAGGACGAAGAGGATCAAGCCGCAGAAGATGACCTCCGGCCGCAGGACATACAGTCGGCACAGCTTCCATATGTAGGCCAGCGGGGAGTTGATGGACGAGAAGCCCACCGCAAATTTGGACAGGATTTTCATGTGCGATACGTATGTCTGATAGAACACCTTATCTTCCAGTTCGTCGTCCATGGGAAATGCCGGGCTATCTGTATTCTCTGCTGGCGCTTGATTTCTGCTCTGTCAATGTTTTTCAAGCGAATCGCATGCGAAACTGTCAGCCGTGAATATtgatgtcgatgtcgatgtggGTGGGTGTCAGTGTGTATATGCAAGgaataaaaaacgaaattaaaataaacaacaaaggGGTTGGGCATTAAATATGCAAGACTTTCCCGTTTAAATTCTCTCAAACTCGGACGGAATCGGAAGTAATACAATTTCAGAATGTACGATGTCTgaggattttatttattcttttttgtGGTTGCAAAGAACTCTGCTTAAGataatttccaaaaatatgtttttcttttttaaacattaaattattttgttattgaTTTTCAACGTTTCGCAAGCTGTAACCatatatcaaattattttgaacatttttctttaataatttaacTTGAATTtgttaatgtttatttttttttaatttatgataactaaaatatttttatagaaaagctactaaatatttgtaaatttttttgctttaactTTTTAACCAAATTTAAGAAATGATTTATTTCGAGTTCagaatttgtattattttcactttttttttgatgcACTTATGCAGATTCCGACGCGGCCTCAATTAAATGGGAAAGATTGCAGATTGCtcgcaaatgaaaaatgaaaaacccaGTCCATTTGGGGAAAACGTACTCTGGGGGAAAAGCACTTGAAGCTGCACACGTCAGATGtcgttttattttgcttttgttttgattttcttattttcagaATTTTCCACCGCCGCCGATGTTCCCGTTATTTTGGTTCAACGTTCGTCCCCGTTCCTTTACGCCGTGTCCCTTTTTTCTGCGCTTACACACGCTTTTTCGTCGCTCGCCCGTCGCCTTTCTTTGGCATTATATTTTCGGATGTTcttcttattttaaaaataaactcagTTTCTTGCATAAAATCAGAACATCCGCactgcgtgcgtgtgtgtgagtgtgtgctcCTTATACGTGTGCACGTCGCACATCTGTCAACCGCGttcgtgtgcgtgtgagtggCCGCACGGATGtcgcaataaataaataaagtatatatatttttccacgCACTGCAATTTGAAAACCGATCCCAACAATGCCGATTTGATCGGCGACACGGCTGCGTTTACTTAAAACAGAGCTCGAATCTTGCACTTGTTGAGATTTCAGCTGAAATTTATGACCTATTGATATATCGATAGGGACCGCTGCGATAACTCTTATCGATAATCAGCAGAGGTACTCTTTTCATGCAAAACTTTAGTGATTTTTGGGCAGGCAGGGAAAACTAAAAATTGCATGATTTTAAGCATTATGCGCATTCTTTGCATTACCTTGACCTTTGTGCTTGAAGTGGGCTTCTCTGCAACTGTGCCAACTGCATTATTAatcttttaattgttgttaaatACCTGCTGAGCTCCTTAACGATCTTCTGTAACGGTGATCCATTTGTAACAACTTCCGGttttccaaaaaaaagaaaacacctCTGGCCCCCGAAAAATATAATGGAAAATTAGTTAGacgaaaattcaaaacaaaaataagccGCACG
Proteins encoded:
- the LOC120446001 gene encoding protein phosphatase 1L isoform X5, producing MDHRYRRSLRSSADVWSRSILGRIQATLGRQKAVKMMELSASAGDHQSWEELKQQSSAFAVLGRRPRMEDRFIIEENINNNTGISFFAVFDGHGGEFAADFAKDVLVKNIYNKIIEMSKLLKTEGLSGDYDKSPYLARKQSRKESNKENTEPTAAVMRKDSLRKAHSTTADCSAIKQKTTEASIADIYVVQLNSAMRASGNMGSAKESFLNNNNNAQNGAGNAPPPNYEAKCYIENGRINFGKLITDEIMSADYKLVEQAKRATNIAGTTALIAIVQGSKLIVANVGDSRGVMYDWRGIAIPLSFDHKPQQVRERKRIHDAGGFIAFRGVWRVAGVLATSRALGDYPLKDKNLVIATPDILTFELNDHKPHFLILASDGLWDTFSNEEACTFVQEHLKEPDFGAKSLAMESYKRGSVDNITVLVIVFKNDVYKIGSSTGRAGEESLKVPAKSQPVAPAVVQRSNSIKTK
- the LOC120446001 gene encoding protein phosphatase 1L isoform X4 → MDHRYRRSLRSSAAVDVWSRSILGRIQATLGRQKAVKMMELSASAGDHQSWEELKQQSSAFAVLGRRPRMEDRFIIEENINNNTGISFFAVFDGHGGEFAADFAKDVLVKNIYNKIIEMSKLLKTEGLSGDYDKSPYLARKQSRKESNKENTEPTAAVMRKDSLRKAHSTTADCSAIKQKTTEASIADIYVVQLNSAMRASGNMGSAKESFLNNNNNAQNGAGNAPPPNYEAKCYIENGRINFGKLITDEIMSADYKLVEQAKRATNIAGTTALIAIVQGSKLIVANVGDSRGVMYDWRGIAIPLSFDHKPQQVRERKRIHDAGGFIAFRGVWRVAGVLATSRALGDYPLKDKNLVIATPDILTFELNDHKPHFLILASDGLWDTFSNEEACTFVQEHLKEPDFGAKSLAMESYKRGSVDNITVLVIVFKNDVYKIGSSTGRAGEESLKVPAKSQPVAPAVVQRSNSIKTK
- the LOC120446001 gene encoding protein phosphatase 1L isoform X3, with translation MDDELEDKVFYQTYVSHMKILSKFAVGFSSINSPLAYIWKLCRLYVLRPEVIFCGLILFVLLLYLQAVDVWSRSILGRIQATLGRQKAVKMMELSASAGDHQSWEELKQQSSAFAVLGRRPRMEDRFIIEENINNNTGISFFAVFDGHGGEFAADFAKDVLVKNIYNKIIEMSKLLKTEGLSGDYDKSPYLARKQSRKESNKENTEPTAAVMRKDSLRKAHSTTADCSAIKQKTTEASIADIYVVQLNSAMRASGNMGSAKESFLNNNNNAQNGAGNAPPPNYEAKCYIENGRINFGKLITDEIMSADYKLVEQAKRATNIAGTTALIAIVQGSKLIVANVGDSRGVMYDWRGIAIPLSFDHKPQQVRERKRIHDAGGFIAFRGVWRVAGVLATSRALGDYPLKDKNLVIATPDILTFELNDHKPHFLILASDGLWDTFSNEEACTFVQEHLKEPDFGAKSLAMESYKRGSVDNITVLVIVFKNDVYKIGSSTGRAGEESLKVPAKSQPVAPAVVQRSNSIKTK
- the LOC120446001 gene encoding protein phosphatase 1L isoform X1, which codes for MDHRYRRSLRSSAVAEKPTSSTKVKSRNQAPAENTDSPAFPMDDELEDKVFYQTYVSHMKILSKFAVGFSSINSPLAYIWKLCRLYVLRPEVIFCGLILFVLLLYLQAVDVWSRSILGRIQATLGRQKAVKMMELSASAGDHQSWEELKQQSSAFAVLGRRPRMEDRFIIEENINNNTGISFFAVFDGHGGEFAADFAKDVLVKNIYNKIIEMSKLLKTEGLSGDYDKSPYLARKQSRKESNKENTEPTAAVMRKDSLRKAHSTTADCSAIKQKTTEASIADIYVVQLNSAMRASGNMGSAKESFLNNNNNAQNGAGNAPPPNYEAKCYIENGRINFGKLITDEIMSADYKLVEQAKRATNIAGTTALIAIVQGSKLIVANVGDSRGVMYDWRGIAIPLSFDHKPQQVRERKRIHDAGGFIAFRGVWRVAGVLATSRALGDYPLKDKNLVIATPDILTFELNDHKPHFLILASDGLWDTFSNEEACTFVQEHLKEPDFGAKSLAMESYKRGSVDNITVLVIVFKNDVYKIGSSTGRAGEESLKVPAKSQPVAPAVVQRSNSIKTK
- the LOC120453143 gene encoding serine/threonine-protein phosphatase PP2A, which codes for MEDKATTKDLDQWIEQLNECNQLTETQVRTLCDKAKEILSKESNVQEVKCPVTVCGDVHGQFHDLMELFRIGGKSPDTNYLFMGDYVDRGYYSVETVTLLVALKVRYRERITILRGNHESRQITQVYGFYDECLRKYGNANVWKYFTDLFDYLPLTALVDGQIFCLHGGLSPSIDSLDHIRALDRLQEVPHEGPMCDLLWSDPDDRGGWGISPRGAGYTFGQDISETFNNTNGLTLVSRAHQLVMEGYNWCHDRNVVTIFSAPNYCYRCGNQAALMELDDSLKFSFLQFDPAPRRGEPHVTRRTPDYFL
- the LOC120446031 gene encoding guanine nucleotide-binding protein subunit beta-like protein, with product MSETLQLRGTLVGHNGWVTQIATNPKDPDTIISASRDKTLIVWKLTRDEHTNYGYPQKRLYGHSHFISDVVLSSDGNYALSGSWDQTLRLWDLAAGKTTRRFEGHTKDVLSVAFSADNRQIVSGSRDKTIKLWNTLAECKFTIQEDGHTDWVSCVRFSPNHSNPIIVSCGWDRTVKVWNLANCKLKNNHHGHNGYLNTVTVSPDGSLCTSGGKDSKALLWDLNDGKNLYTLEHNDIINALCFSPNRYWLCVAYGPSIKIWDLACKKTVEELRPEVVSPGSPGDQPQCLSLAWSTDGQTLFAGYSDNTIRVWQVSVSAH
- the LOC120446001 gene encoding protein phosphatase 1L isoform X2, whose amino-acid sequence is MDHRYRRSLRSSAEKPTSSTKVKSRNQAPAENTDSPAFPMDDELEDKVFYQTYVSHMKILSKFAVGFSSINSPLAYIWKLCRLYVLRPEVIFCGLILFVLLLYLQAVDVWSRSILGRIQATLGRQKAVKMMELSASAGDHQSWEELKQQSSAFAVLGRRPRMEDRFIIEENINNNTGISFFAVFDGHGGEFAADFAKDVLVKNIYNKIIEMSKLLKTEGLSGDYDKSPYLARKQSRKESNKENTEPTAAVMRKDSLRKAHSTTADCSAIKQKTTEASIADIYVVQLNSAMRASGNMGSAKESFLNNNNNAQNGAGNAPPPNYEAKCYIENGRINFGKLITDEIMSADYKLVEQAKRATNIAGTTALIAIVQGSKLIVANVGDSRGVMYDWRGIAIPLSFDHKPQQVRERKRIHDAGGFIAFRGVWRVAGVLATSRALGDYPLKDKNLVIATPDILTFELNDHKPHFLILASDGLWDTFSNEEACTFVQEHLKEPDFGAKSLAMESYKRGSVDNITVLVIVFKNDVYKIGSSTGRAGEESLKVPAKSQPVAPAVVQRSNSIKTK